A stretch of the Sphingobacterium thalpophilum genome encodes the following:
- a CDS encoding thermonuclease family protein encodes MGIDAPETRRTARKEIGYYGEETKEYLRSMLAGKTVRLVFDVGKRDRYGRLLAYVYLGDKFVNADLVKEGYAVTYTLTPNVQYAGLFAKLERQARQAKRGLWK; translated from the coding sequence ATCGGGATTGATGCCCCCGAAACACGACGAACTGCCCGTAAAGAAATTGGTTATTATGGAGAAGAGACAAAAGAATACCTGAGATCCATGCTTGCAGGTAAGACAGTGCGGCTGGTATTTGATGTAGGAAAGAGAGACCGTTATGGAAGACTTCTGGCTTATGTGTATCTTGGGGACAAATTTGTGAATGCAGATCTGGTGAAAGAAGGCTATGCGGTGACATACACCCTGACGCCGAATGTTCAATATGCCGGACTTTTTGCAAAACTAGAACGCCAGGCCCGTCAGGCGAAACGTGGTCTATGGAAATAA
- a CDS encoding nucleoside phosphorylase: MINDSELILNADGSIYHLNLLPEDLAETVITVGDPERVAKVSKYFDHIEVKKGKREFITHTGYVGSKRLSVVSTGIGTDNIDIVLNELDALVNIDLQRRLVKTELTALEIIRIGTSGAVQQDIEMGTILASAYGVGMDALMHYYEKPDDAAERNIQHALIQYLPQLGLKPYVARASQPLLERIAFDLPQGMTLTAPGFYAPQGRCVRSSNVIPDFIPLVSGFRCGDLRFTNLEMETAGIYAMARMFGHQAISINAILASRVAGKFSADPESIVDKAIRLVLERI; this comes from the coding sequence ATGATCAATGATTCAGAACTGATTTTAAATGCGGATGGTAGCATCTATCACCTGAACTTGTTGCCCGAAGATCTGGCCGAAACAGTGATCACGGTAGGAGATCCGGAGCGTGTAGCCAAGGTGTCGAAATATTTTGACCATATTGAGGTCAAAAAAGGAAAGCGAGAGTTTATTACGCATACCGGATATGTCGGCAGTAAACGCTTGTCAGTCGTTTCTACGGGTATAGGTACAGACAATATTGATATCGTACTTAACGAGCTCGATGCATTGGTCAACATTGACTTGCAGCGCAGGCTGGTGAAGACGGAACTGACAGCATTGGAAATTATCCGTATCGGCACATCCGGCGCTGTTCAGCAAGATATCGAAATGGGGACTATTTTAGCATCCGCTTATGGCGTAGGCATGGATGCGCTGATGCACTATTACGAAAAGCCCGACGATGCCGCCGAACGGAATATTCAGCATGCGCTGATTCAGTATTTGCCGCAATTAGGTCTCAAACCCTATGTGGCCCGTGCCAGTCAACCTCTCCTGGAACGTATAGCTTTTGATCTGCCACAGGGAATGACGCTGACAGCTCCCGGTTTTTATGCACCTCAGGGACGCTGTGTCAGGTCTTCAAATGTCATCCCTGATTTTATTCCCTTAGTTAGCGGCTTTCGCTGTGGTGACTTGCGTTTTACCAATCTGGAAATGGAGACCGCCGGTATCTATGCCATGGCACGCATGTTCGGCCATCAGGCGATTTCTATCAATGCTATTTTAGCAAGCCGGGTGGCGGGTAAATTCTCAGCAGATCCGGAGTCTATAGTGGACAAGGCCATTCGGCTTGTTCTGGAAAGAATTTAG
- a CDS encoding prephenate dehydratase has product MSLKIAIQGAKASFHEEAAFKYFGRDVEIVECDSFKKTCELLKHRKVDYIVMAIENSIAGSLLPNYNLLRDYKFHITGEVYLNIQQNLMALPGVKLKDIKHIESHPIAIRQCEEFLSELEGVRITEGSDTAATAKMIAERKLTDTAAIAGTMAAEIYGLEILEKRIETNKKNATRFLVLSNEVIEHKNANKASLSFQTGNTVGSLATILQCFAEQNINLSKIQSMPVIGKRNEYDFFVDVEWKKQSDYEAAIRKVLKHSINFNIMGEYVKNEKL; this is encoded by the coding sequence ATGAGTTTAAAAATTGCAATACAAGGAGCTAAGGCTTCTTTCCATGAGGAGGCAGCATTTAAGTATTTTGGACGGGATGTTGAAATTGTTGAATGTGATTCATTCAAGAAAACCTGTGAATTACTTAAGCATCGGAAAGTGGACTATATTGTCATGGCCATCGAAAATTCGATTGCAGGCAGCCTGTTGCCCAACTATAATCTGTTGCGGGACTATAAATTTCATATCACAGGCGAAGTGTACCTCAATATCCAGCAAAACCTGATGGCTTTGCCTGGGGTCAAGTTAAAAGACATCAAGCATATTGAATCGCATCCCATTGCGATTCGACAGTGCGAAGAATTTTTATCCGAACTAGAGGGAGTGCGAATCACCGAGGGTTCTGACACAGCTGCAACGGCAAAGATGATTGCCGAACGCAAGCTGACGGATACCGCGGCGATAGCAGGCACTATGGCTGCCGAGATTTATGGCCTTGAGATCCTTGAAAAAAGAATCGAAACCAACAAAAAGAATGCTACACGTTTTTTGGTGCTGTCAAATGAGGTGATTGAACATAAAAATGCAAATAAAGCTTCATTATCATTTCAGACAGGAAATACAGTAGGCTCATTGGCCACCATCCTACAGTGCTTTGCTGAACAGAACATCAACCTCAGCAAGATTCAATCGATGCCTGTCATCGGAAAACGTAACGAATATGACTTTTTCGTGGATGTAGAATGGAAAAAGCAATCTGACTACGAAGCTGCGATCCGTAAAGTACTGAAACATAGCATTAATTTTAATATTATGGGCGAATACGTCAAAAATGAAAAACTATAA
- a CDS encoding chorismate mutase yields MKNTLDIAPLKSWLDTGDKPLIIAGPCSAETEEQLVSTAHLLANTGKVNILRAGIWKPRTRPGEFEGIGSVGLEWLKRAKAETGLLTATEVATAKHVEEALAAGVDVLWVGARSTANPFTVQEIADALQGIDVPVFVKNPVNPDLSLWIGALERINRAGIKKLGAIHRGFSSYEKTAFRNEPMWDLAIQLKTACPDLPIINDPSHICGNRELLPYIAQKAMDMDMQGLIMESHIDPSVAWTDAKQQVTPAALAELIDHLTLRKAASNNPSFEDKLAELRSNIDKLDDLIIQKIGERMKIAEKIGEYKRDNNVTILQVNRWDEIVQKRTKLAEALSLSNEFATKFLELIHNESIRKQNAVMNVQEQPTAEA; encoded by the coding sequence ATGAAAAATACATTAGACATTGCTCCTTTGAAATCTTGGTTGGACACAGGAGACAAACCTTTAATCATTGCTGGTCCATGTAGCGCAGAGACAGAAGAGCAGTTAGTATCAACGGCACACCTTTTAGCAAATACCGGAAAAGTAAATATTTTGCGTGCTGGTATCTGGAAACCGCGAACACGTCCGGGAGAGTTCGAAGGTATAGGTTCCGTAGGCCTAGAATGGTTAAAAAGAGCGAAAGCGGAAACAGGCTTATTGACTGCGACAGAAGTGGCTACAGCAAAACACGTCGAGGAAGCACTGGCTGCGGGTGTTGATGTCCTCTGGGTGGGTGCGCGCTCAACGGCGAATCCGTTTACCGTACAGGAAATTGCCGATGCACTACAGGGCATAGACGTTCCTGTTTTCGTTAAAAACCCTGTCAACCCAGATCTGTCGTTATGGATCGGTGCTCTTGAACGCATTAACCGCGCCGGCATCAAGAAATTGGGCGCCATCCACAGAGGGTTCTCTTCGTACGAAAAAACTGCTTTCCGCAATGAGCCGATGTGGGATCTAGCAATTCAACTAAAAACTGCCTGCCCTGACCTGCCCATCATTAACGACCCTAGCCACATCTGCGGCAATCGCGAATTGCTGCCTTACATCGCACAAAAGGCGATGGATATGGATATGCAGGGCTTGATCATGGAGTCACACATTGATCCATCCGTTGCTTGGACAGATGCTAAACAACAGGTGACACCAGCGGCATTGGCAGAGTTAATCGATCATTTGACCTTGCGTAAAGCGGCTTCAAACAATCCTTCATTCGAAGATAAACTAGCCGAGCTACGCAGCAATATTGACAAATTGGACGATTTGATTATCCAAAAAATCGGTGAGCGTATGAAAATTGCCGAGAAGATCGGTGAATACAAACGCGACAATAATGTCACTATCTTACAAGTCAACCGTTGGGATGAAATTGTACAAAAACGTACCAAGCTTGCTGAAGCACTTTCATTGAGCAATGAGTTTGCTACAAAATTCTTAGAATTAATTCACAACGAGTCTATCCGCAAACAAAATGCGGTAATGAATGTACAAGAACAACCAACAGCAGAAGCATAA
- a CDS encoding IMPACT family protein, whose translation MSLFEDTYRTVERTYEGIFRDKGSKFIAYAFPFRSEDRLKDILQEVKALHPKARHHCWAYRLTPDRNVFRFNDDGEPSGTAGRPILNALLSADITNIIVVVVRYFGGTLLGVPGLINAYKSATQDAIDQAEIIERTVNDIYGLSFSYLNMNDVMRVIKEEGLEIIRQEFDNSCYLEFEVRKMQVNTVVERFSKIEDSQLTYLRTI comes from the coding sequence GTGAGTTTGTTTGAGGATACATATCGTACCGTTGAGAGGACGTATGAGGGAATTTTTAGGGACAAGGGAAGTAAATTTATTGCTTATGCCTTTCCTTTCCGGTCGGAGGATAGGTTGAAAGACATCCTGCAGGAAGTTAAAGCTCTGCATCCAAAAGCCAGACATCATTGCTGGGCATATCGCCTGACTCCGGACCGCAATGTATTCCGTTTCAATGACGACGGCGAGCCCTCAGGAACAGCAGGGCGGCCGATTTTAAATGCCTTGCTTTCCGCAGATATCACCAATATAATCGTTGTTGTGGTACGCTACTTTGGGGGCACCTTATTGGGCGTGCCCGGATTAATCAATGCTTACAAATCGGCCACCCAGGATGCGATAGATCAGGCAGAAATTATTGAGCGCACGGTAAATGATATTTATGGGCTCAGCTTCAGTTACTTGAATATGAATGATGTGATGCGAGTTATAAAGGAAGAGGGACTTGAAATAATAAGACAGGAATTTGACAACAGCTGTTATCTGGAATTTGAGGTGCGCAAAATGCAGGTGAATACTGTCGTGGAGCGCTTTTCCAAAATTGAAGACAGTCAGTTAACATACTTACGGACGATATGA
- the rodA gene encoding rod shape-determining protein RodA, whose amino-acid sequence MNNQKNSFFGKIDWLTIILWFSLCLIGLFNIRAAVFNPEMPSFFTLGTNYGKQSLYLISAIILGVSILIIDAKFFSSASPIFYGITAILLIIVLVVGRNVGGNQAWIDLGFFRLQPSEFAKLSTCLLLANFLSAQSNKAPTMQTLAMGAGIVLFPVFLVMLQPDTGSALAFFSLIFVFYREGYVNNELLIFGGLCILLFVLALLFNPWILILVLTVIIGFFMWSFRKKRKYLINLSILLAACSVFILCVDLVYDHVLQPHQRNRIDIILGKMDDPRGQGYNLNQSKIAIGSGQFWGKGYLQGTQTKYNFVPEQSTDFIFCTVGEEWGFVGSVTLLAIYVTLLLRIIHIAERQRSAFARIYAYGVASILFFHFFINIGMTIGIVPVIGIPLPFISYGGSSLWSFTILLFIMLKFDSNRKGVV is encoded by the coding sequence ATGAATAACCAAAAAAATAGTTTCTTTGGAAAAATAGACTGGCTGACCATCATCTTATGGTTTTCCTTATGTCTTATAGGCCTGTTCAATATCCGCGCCGCAGTTTTCAATCCGGAGATGCCCAGTTTTTTCACCTTGGGCACCAACTATGGGAAACAGTCTCTATACCTGATATCCGCTATTATACTGGGTGTTTCTATTCTGATCATTGATGCGAAATTTTTTAGTTCGGCATCGCCTATTTTTTACGGCATTACAGCCATCCTGCTGATTATCGTACTGGTGGTGGGTCGCAATGTGGGCGGCAATCAGGCCTGGATTGACCTGGGCTTCTTCCGGTTACAACCGTCGGAGTTTGCGAAGCTGTCTACCTGCCTGTTATTGGCAAACTTCTTAAGTGCACAAAGCAACAAAGCCCCCACGATGCAGACCCTTGCTATGGGCGCCGGAATTGTATTGTTCCCGGTTTTTTTGGTAATGCTCCAGCCCGACACGGGATCCGCGTTGGCTTTCTTTTCTTTAATCTTCGTGTTTTATCGCGAAGGGTATGTTAACAATGAACTCTTGATATTTGGAGGGCTATGTATCCTGTTATTTGTCCTCGCCCTGCTGTTCAACCCCTGGATACTTATCCTTGTGCTTACTGTCATTATTGGCTTTTTTATGTGGAGCTTTCGCAAAAAGAGAAAATATCTGATTAATTTGAGTATTCTTCTTGCCGCATGCTCGGTATTTATTTTATGCGTGGATCTTGTGTACGACCACGTACTGCAGCCACATCAACGCAACCGGATCGATATTATTCTTGGAAAAATGGACGACCCAAGAGGCCAGGGTTACAATTTGAATCAGTCTAAAATTGCTATTGGTTCGGGACAGTTCTGGGGAAAGGGATATTTACAGGGTACACAGACAAAATACAATTTCGTGCCCGAACAGAGTACGGATTTTATTTTCTGTACGGTTGGGGAGGAATGGGGTTTTGTAGGCTCAGTCACATTGCTGGCCATCTATGTGACCCTCCTTTTGCGTATTATCCATATCGCCGAGCGACAGCGGTCAGCTTTTGCACGGATCTATGCTTATGGTGTGGCCTCCATCCTATTTTTCCATTTCTTCATCAATATCGGAATGACCATAGGGATAGTACCGGTTATTGGCATCCCTTTACCGTTTATTAGTTATGGTGGGTCCTCCCTCTGGAGTTTCACCATTCTGCTGTTTATCATGTTGAAATTTGACTCGAACCGGAAGGGGGTTGTCTAA